Proteins from one Paraburkholderia sp. BL10I2N1 genomic window:
- a CDS encoding NAD(P)H-dependent oxidoreductase, whose protein sequence is MTTILQINSAARSQGANSTLLANELTAKLQQSKPGAQVVVRNLQAEPLPHLDDAILGAFFTPAEQRTPEQQAIAARSEALIAELQAADVIVIAAPLYNFGVSSQLKTYFDFIARAGITFKYGANGPEGLVTGKKVHVVSARGGKYAGTPGDSQTPYLKTFLGFLGMTDVNFIYAEGLNMGPEVANAALAGAREAIAAV, encoded by the coding sequence ATGACCACGATTCTGCAAATCAACTCGGCAGCCCGCTCGCAAGGCGCAAACTCGACGCTGCTTGCCAACGAACTGACCGCGAAGCTGCAACAGTCGAAACCGGGCGCGCAAGTCGTCGTCCGTAACCTGCAGGCCGAGCCGCTGCCCCACCTCGACGACGCGATCCTCGGCGCGTTCTTCACGCCCGCAGAGCAGCGCACGCCGGAACAGCAGGCTATTGCTGCTCGCAGCGAAGCGCTGATCGCCGAACTGCAAGCCGCTGACGTCATTGTGATTGCCGCGCCGCTGTACAACTTCGGCGTGTCGTCGCAATTGAAGACCTATTTCGACTTCATCGCCCGCGCTGGCATCACGTTCAAGTACGGCGCGAATGGTCCGGAAGGCCTCGTGACGGGCAAGAAGGTGCACGTCGTGTCGGCACGCGGCGGCAAGTACGCTGGCACGCCGGGCGACAGCCAGACGCCGTACCTGAAGACGTTCCTCGGCTTCCTCGGCATGACCGACGTGAACTTCATCTACGCTGAAGGCTTGAACATGGGCCCGG